From one Leptospira stimsonii genomic stretch:
- a CDS encoding DJ-1/PfpI family protein, translating to MKPIIPKILTHKKSNSKNILLILTTLLFVKTFFFGCKNTSERIAVSNSETFVEEKIEKFQPRFNRSRPVIAVIGENKYTELSDFVVPYGVLKRAQIADVFALGTNTGAMQMFPALEIEIQTSLSDFDRSFPEGADFVIVPAVHDSENLQLIQWIQSQASKGAVIVGICDGAWLVANSGILKGKRATGHWYSLNNLEKKFSDTKWIRNRHYVADKKVITTTGVTASIPISVALVEAIAGKKKAEEIAKEFGVNDWGTGHQTSNFKFKNEHYWTAAKNFLSFWSHETIGIKLFAGIDEVTLALVADSYARTYKTNVVSVSDGGKRIQTRGGLTLIPGNISSKEHTFDQTIHISKTQTSVSSLNEALTNIAVLYGRATSAFVALQIEYEIR from the coding sequence ATGAAACCAATTATTCCAAAAATTTTAACCCATAAGAAATCGAATTCAAAAAATATTCTTTTGATTCTCACTACTTTACTATTCGTAAAGACATTCTTTTTCGGATGTAAAAATACTTCGGAAAGAATCGCCGTATCTAATTCAGAAACGTTCGTTGAAGAAAAAATCGAAAAATTCCAACCTCGTTTTAATCGTTCGCGTCCGGTCATCGCTGTCATAGGAGAAAACAAATACACGGAGCTTTCGGATTTTGTCGTTCCCTACGGCGTTCTCAAAAGAGCGCAGATAGCGGATGTATTTGCGCTTGGAACAAATACCGGTGCGATGCAAATGTTTCCCGCTCTGGAGATTGAAATTCAAACATCCCTTTCCGACTTTGATCGTTCCTTTCCGGAAGGTGCGGATTTTGTAATTGTTCCCGCAGTTCACGATTCCGAAAATCTCCAACTAATCCAATGGATTCAATCGCAGGCTTCAAAAGGAGCCGTCATCGTAGGGATTTGTGACGGCGCTTGGCTCGTAGCGAATTCCGGCATCCTCAAAGGAAAGCGTGCGACAGGACACTGGTATTCGCTTAACAATTTGGAGAAGAAGTTTTCCGATACAAAATGGATTCGAAACCGTCATTATGTTGCGGATAAAAAAGTCATTACGACTACGGGAGTAACCGCATCGATTCCGATTTCCGTCGCACTCGTCGAAGCGATTGCCGGAAAGAAAAAAGCGGAAGAAATTGCAAAAGAATTCGGAGTGAATGATTGGGGAACCGGACATCAAACATCGAATTTCAAGTTTAAGAACGAACACTATTGGACTGCGGCAAAGAACTTTCTATCTTTCTGGTCTCATGAAACGATTGGAATAAAATTATTCGCGGGAATCGACGAGGTCACGTTAGCTTTGGTTGCGGATTCTTACGCTCGTACTTATAAAACGAATGTTGTTTCCGTTTCGGATGGAGGCAAAAGAATTCAGACTCGAGGAGGACTCACTTTGATTCCCGGAAATATATCCTCAAAAGAACACACGTTTGATCAAACAATTCATATTTCTAAAACTCAAACTTCCGTTTCTTCCCTGAACGAGGCGCTCACAAATATAGCCGTCCTTTATGGTCGAGCGACTTCAGCTTTCGTTGCGCTTCAGATTGAATATGAAATTCGGTGA
- a CDS encoding SCO family protein, with amino-acid sequence MVFKTSSILGILLFLSTASLYSYDPSARFDKNEKPKELEGVGVTEKLGNQLDLSLTFRDETGKSVLLSSFFKKDKPVLLSLVYYKCPTLCNFHLNGITDTLKKLSWQVGNEFEYVAVSFDPKETPELAAAKKNSYLKEYARGNGSGWHFLTGDQKEITALSQSVGFTYKWNPENEQWIHSSVAYVITPSGKISRYLHGITFDERTLKLSLLEASDGKIGDFTDQFALFCFQFDPGKNTYTLYAYNMMKLGGFFTLLILAAFLIPFWIRHNRNSELIRKE; translated from the coding sequence TTGGTTTTTAAAACTTCCTCGATACTGGGGATTTTACTTTTCCTTTCAACGGCTTCTCTTTATTCTTACGATCCTTCCGCACGGTTCGACAAAAATGAAAAACCGAAAGAGCTGGAGGGAGTCGGAGTTACGGAGAAGTTAGGAAACCAACTGGATCTTTCCTTAACGTTTCGCGATGAAACCGGTAAGTCCGTCCTACTGAGTTCCTTCTTCAAAAAAGACAAACCCGTTCTTCTTTCCCTTGTTTACTACAAATGTCCTACGCTCTGTAATTTTCATCTCAACGGAATTACGGACACTCTCAAAAAACTTTCCTGGCAAGTCGGAAATGAATTCGAATACGTTGCCGTATCTTTTGATCCCAAAGAAACTCCCGAGTTAGCGGCGGCGAAGAAGAATTCTTATTTGAAAGAATACGCTCGCGGCAACGGAAGCGGTTGGCATTTTCTTACGGGAGATCAAAAAGAGATTACTGCGCTTTCTCAGTCGGTGGGATTCACTTACAAATGGAATCCTGAGAATGAACAATGGATTCATTCTTCCGTTGCTTATGTCATTACTCCTTCCGGAAAGATTTCTCGTTATCTTCACGGAATCACTTTTGATGAAAGAACGTTGAAACTTTCTCTTTTAGAAGCTTCCGACGGTAAAATAGGGGATTTCACCGATCAATTCGCCCTTTTTTGCTTTCAATTTGACCCAGGAAAAAATACATATACTTTGTACGCTTATAATATGATGAAGTTGGGTGGTTTCTTCACTCTTCTTATTTTGGCGGCGTTCTTGATCCCATTCTGGATCAGGCATAACAGAAATTCCGAACTCATTAGGAAGGAGTAA
- a CDS encoding ankyrin repeat domain-containing protein translates to MNRFQCLSLQFGRILFSKQRYVLLSITSVLLVLAGCILPQERNAPYILSPTDYVYKGDLQGLENALQSGQGINQRDPFFRNFTPLMVAAREGEYLIAEYLIRNGADVNARTRDGHTALMMAATNRYPEIVKLLIKSGADVHATSAQGHNAWTESTLEDSKIVQEILLQAGAGKRP, encoded by the coding sequence ATGAATCGGTTTCAATGCCTATCTCTACAATTTGGAAGAATCTTATTTTCCAAACAACGATATGTGCTCTTAAGTATTACGTCCGTTTTGCTCGTGTTAGCGGGTTGTATTCTTCCGCAGGAACGGAACGCGCCTTATATCTTAAGTCCTACTGATTATGTTTACAAAGGGGATCTTCAGGGTTTGGAGAATGCTCTTCAAAGCGGACAGGGAATCAATCAGAGAGATCCTTTTTTCAGAAATTTCACACCTTTGATGGTCGCGGCTCGCGAAGGAGAATATTTAATTGCCGAATATTTGATTCGAAACGGAGCCGATGTAAACGCTAGAACAAGGGACGGTCATACCGCTTTGATGATGGCCGCCACGAATCGTTATCCCGAAATCGTCAAACTTCTAATCAAATCGGGCGCCGACGTTCATGCAACGAGCGCCCAAGGACATAACGCTTGGACGGAATCTACATTAGAAGATTCTAAAATAGTTCAGGAGATTCTTTTGCAGGCAGGCGCCGGTAAAAGACCATGA
- a CDS encoding AraC family transcriptional regulator: protein MLIFVAFGSGLAFLLALASFINNGKEFYFRNLKSENQTVSKGRKENFLLRQLHQNSTSILFVSVGIVQLHLYLELSEELKNVPWFAEIHVPFIFLIGPLTYLYFEKLSGAKEKNIQLLHFLPFFLVFVILFPFYLENNESKIFFLENQAPDDPSHGLVPILLIFGTLSNFLYPATLFWNVWRWRKETAKNLREVFSPFLFLFASTLTVLFLFLIAQIFYMPLFVIAANALTILISTIFLMSATQTSVIENFQKESREARYKESRVSGLDVDLILKRLNDLMKIERVFLDENLTLVKLSNLLQIHTHQLSEILNTRLQLTFREYLTQFRLEEAAKLLKEEPERSVLSILYSSGFNSKSAFHKLFQERFGCSPSSYRADQF from the coding sequence ATGCTTATCTTCGTAGCATTCGGTTCCGGACTTGCTTTTTTACTCGCCCTCGCAAGTTTTATAAACAATGGAAAAGAATTTTATTTTAGGAATTTAAAAAGCGAAAATCAAACCGTGTCGAAAGGAAGAAAAGAGAACTTCTTGCTTCGTCAGTTACATCAAAATTCCACTTCGATTCTATTTGTTTCCGTCGGAATTGTTCAGTTACATCTATATCTGGAATTATCAGAGGAATTAAAAAACGTTCCTTGGTTTGCCGAAATTCACGTACCTTTTATTTTTTTAATCGGGCCTCTCACATATCTTTATTTTGAAAAGTTGAGCGGAGCAAAAGAAAAGAATATCCAACTCTTACATTTTCTACCTTTTTTCCTTGTGTTCGTTATCCTTTTTCCATTTTATCTTGAGAATAACGAAAGCAAAATATTCTTTTTGGAAAACCAAGCCCCCGATGATCCTTCTCATGGCCTCGTTCCTATTTTGCTAATCTTTGGAACTCTTTCCAATTTTCTTTATCCTGCGACCTTATTTTGGAACGTTTGGAGATGGAGAAAGGAAACGGCAAAAAATCTTCGCGAAGTTTTTTCTCCTTTTTTGTTTCTCTTTGCTTCCACACTTACGGTTCTATTTTTATTTTTAATCGCGCAGATTTTTTATATGCCCTTGTTCGTGATCGCGGCGAATGCGTTGACGATCTTAATTTCGACGATCTTTTTAATGAGTGCGACACAAACTTCCGTAATCGAGAACTTCCAAAAAGAATCTAGGGAAGCCCGTTATAAGGAAAGTAGAGTTTCCGGTTTGGACGTAGACCTAATTCTGAAACGTTTAAACGACCTAATGAAAATCGAAAGGGTGTTCTTAGATGAAAATCTAACCCTCGTAAAACTTTCAAATCTCCTCCAGATTCACACACACCAACTCTCTGAAATTCTCAATACTCGTTTGCAGTTAACGTTTCGAGAATACCTCACGCAGTTTCGTCTTGAAGAGGCGGCGAAACTTCTTAAGGAAGAGCCGGAACGGTCCGTACTTTCGATCCTTTATTCTTCCGGATTTAATTCCAAATCCGCGTTTCATAAACTCTTTCAAGAGAGGTTCGGCTGTTCCCCTTCCTCTTATCGAGCCGATCAATTTTAA
- a CDS encoding M48 family metallopeptidase, with protein sequence MFRAFKNILFFLSVLGCFSLSAQKNNTINFDSELYAQIVRQSGYQYKAILKSRKVLKDHNQWKKPIDAAFRKLADSSGNPSFPIVYNVIQDNTFNAFAMAGGQFCINSGTLDILDQVITNSESDAKEKMNFYRERYIAGVLSHELSHYYNKHTFNSVKKFYQLKENPTGEAVLDNLKFSQEQEVDADQTGFQLLNKAGYGGEYMIRTLELMSDIDNQYKEYIVSKKLDKVSPESMTSLYFTSHPSPNDRLSRFSGDKQELYSMLATLEKTYDDIQFGKNLDQAKTNLEKALSKFPGNTHLEKSYAVCLHKIWMASASNDDLKLKPVIDMPSFRDSMVFPGGLRKRAVMRTIPGNQAAYEKAKEAYQKVILKTDDPYFISNYAVLLSYSNEDKDMNVAKSLAGNTVRAENSIPLANNLGIVFYWTDDQEKSLEVFKSVASMVDKRVQSFGEKAKTNPEIQAYLQGIGNSIRQKTQLDPDYVYENFTPILNYVLLESYKAKTPQTKQLAMYYLENYDSSSGWAKHLAEFHGISLPDPSQNPKQNVFKVGGVGPGDKLEDLLKLWGKPDRIQVDKSSGSEFYIYNKKETSFLLSIGSVLQVNAYGDNSPGIDKGVSIGSDRGAAERVFGKQFQKNGPYLGYTQNGNAFVKYRKNRVDQIILQ encoded by the coding sequence ATGTTTAGAGCTTTTAAGAACATTCTTTTTTTCTTATCCGTCCTTGGTTGTTTTTCACTCAGCGCTCAAAAAAACAATACAATCAATTTCGATTCCGAACTCTATGCGCAAATTGTTCGGCAAAGCGGTTACCAATACAAAGCGATTCTAAAATCCAGAAAAGTCTTGAAAGACCACAATCAATGGAAAAAACCGATCGATGCCGCATTTCGAAAGCTTGCGGATTCTTCCGGAAATCCTTCCTTTCCGATCGTGTATAACGTCATCCAAGACAATACCTTCAATGCCTTTGCGATGGCAGGTGGACAGTTTTGCATCAATTCGGGAACGCTCGACATTCTGGACCAGGTTATTACGAATTCGGAATCCGATGCAAAGGAAAAGATGAATTTTTATCGCGAACGATACATCGCAGGCGTCTTATCCCACGAACTATCACATTATTATAATAAACATACGTTTAATTCCGTAAAAAAATTCTATCAACTCAAGGAAAATCCTACGGGTGAAGCGGTTCTGGATAATCTAAAATTCTCCCAAGAACAGGAAGTGGATGCTGACCAAACCGGATTTCAGCTTTTAAATAAAGCCGGTTACGGTGGCGAGTATATGATTCGTACTTTGGAGTTAATGAGCGATATCGATAATCAGTATAAGGAATATATCGTAAGCAAAAAATTAGACAAGGTAAGTCCGGAGTCGATGACCTCGCTTTATTTTACGAGCCATCCTTCACCTAACGATCGTCTTTCCCGTTTTAGCGGAGATAAGCAAGAACTCTATTCGATGCTCGCAACTTTGGAGAAAACGTACGACGATATTCAATTTGGGAAGAATCTAGATCAGGCAAAAACAAACCTTGAAAAGGCGCTTTCCAAATTCCCCGGGAACACTCATTTAGAAAAATCTTATGCAGTTTGCCTTCACAAAATTTGGATGGCAAGTGCCAGCAATGACGATCTCAAACTAAAGCCAGTGATCGACATGCCTTCCTTTCGGGATTCTATGGTTTTTCCAGGCGGGCTTCGCAAAAGGGCAGTTATGCGAACGATTCCCGGAAATCAAGCCGCTTACGAAAAAGCAAAAGAAGCTTATCAAAAGGTCATCTTAAAAACCGATGACCCGTATTTTATTTCAAACTACGCAGTGCTCTTATCCTATTCCAACGAGGATAAAGACATGAACGTTGCAAAGTCCCTCGCCGGAAACACGGTTCGGGCCGAGAATTCGATTCCACTTGCGAATAATCTTGGGATCGTGTTTTACTGGACGGACGATCAAGAGAAGTCTTTAGAAGTTTTTAAATCCGTTGCCTCCATGGTCGACAAACGAGTTCAATCTTTCGGAGAAAAAGCAAAGACCAATCCGGAGATTCAAGCCTATCTACAGGGAATCGGAAATTCGATTCGTCAGAAAACGCAACTTGATCCGGATTACGTCTATGAGAACTTTACACCGATTCTCAATTATGTTCTTCTAGAATCCTATAAAGCGAAGACTCCGCAGACGAAACAACTCGCGATGTATTATTTGGAGAATTATGATTCTTCTTCCGGATGGGCGAAACACCTTGCCGAGTTTCACGGAATTTCTCTTCCAGATCCTTCTCAAAATCCGAAACAAAATGTCTTTAAGGTGGGAGGCGTCGGTCCAGGAGATAAATTGGAGGACTTATTAAAACTCTGGGGAAAACCGGATAGAATCCAAGTGGATAAAAGTTCGGGAAGTGAGTTTTATATTTATAACAAAAAAGAAACTTCTTTTCTTCTTAGCATCGGATCGGTTCTCCAAGTCAACGCTTATGGTGACAATAGCCCTGGAATTGATAAAGGAGTTTCGATCGGGTCGGATCGTGGAGCGGCGGAAAGAGTTTTCGGAAAACAATTCCAAAAAAACGGCCCCTACTTAGGATATACGCAAAACGGAAACGCATTTGTGAAATATCGAAAAAACAGAGTCGATCAAATCATTCTTCAATAA
- a CDS encoding COX15/CtaA family protein has product MNSNLDLSSKFRLFYKISLFLSILIFLNLLYGPLVRATGSGLACPDWPFCFGKIFPTFDFQIFMEVSHRYYSGFLGLILLGLTIWTFADKVLRKEFGIYLGLAVLLLISQINLGRLTVTLKLDPTSVNLHLLNAIAFFLVILTVSIDARSKSQSQKDSFLKANTLFRKDNVFLFLLLIGIVVQIILGGRVSSHYAGLACPDFPTCWGQWIPDHPLEIVKIQIVHRFGAYSVAILLAIALGFSIWKRFPTTSKRFLQISMYLLLAQIILGILNVFFGLPKLVTALHTGFAVLLLTFSYLSLISRAIVLSAETERRPER; this is encoded by the coding sequence ATGAACTCTAACTTGGACCTTTCTTCTAAATTTCGCCTATTCTATAAAATCTCACTGTTCCTGAGCATTCTCATTTTTTTAAATTTGCTCTACGGGCCCTTGGTGAGAGCGACCGGATCCGGGCTGGCGTGTCCCGATTGGCCGTTTTGTTTTGGAAAAATTTTTCCTACTTTCGACTTTCAAATCTTTATGGAAGTTTCTCATCGTTATTATTCCGGATTTTTGGGTTTGATTCTTCTTGGCCTTACGATCTGGACGTTTGCGGATAAAGTTCTCAGGAAAGAATTTGGAATTTATTTAGGACTTGCAGTCCTCCTTTTGATCTCGCAGATCAACCTGGGAAGACTAACCGTTACCTTGAAGTTGGATCCGACCTCGGTCAACTTGCATCTTCTCAATGCGATCGCATTCTTTCTTGTGATTCTCACCGTGTCGATCGACGCAAGAAGCAAATCACAAAGTCAAAAAGATTCTTTTCTTAAAGCGAATACTTTATTCAGAAAAGATAATGTTTTTCTTTTTCTTCTTTTGATCGGAATCGTGGTTCAAATTATCCTCGGCGGACGCGTTAGTTCTCATTACGCCGGCTTGGCTTGTCCGGATTTTCCGACTTGCTGGGGACAGTGGATCCCGGATCATCCTTTAGAGATCGTTAAAATACAAATCGTCCACCGATTCGGAGCGTATTCCGTTGCAATTCTTCTTGCAATCGCGCTCGGCTTTTCGATTTGGAAGAGATTCCCGACGACGAGCAAACGATTTCTTCAGATATCCATGTATCTTCTCCTCGCACAGATTATTTTAGGAATTTTGAATGTATTTTTCGGACTTCCAAAATTGGTGACCGCTCTTCACACTGGGTTTGCGGTGTTATTGCTCACTTTCTCGTATCTTTCTTTAATCTCCAGAGCGATCGTATTATCCGCGGAGACAGAACGGAGGCCTGAAAGATAA
- a CDS encoding sensor histidine kinase translates to MKISSWISGIYKDRDYLTRSRAFHFFVFNVSFILLSISSYFFLWLAKGQFLRFGFLLMTVASVFSLIFLLRKKIEIAIRIILIASVFSVTFGWFFPPPTIGLDTVGKTQVLNIFIMIFLYFSDIKKTILISIYCLLLIAIDEFYLKKGQDVLHVADRIGLFLMFAVISILTVRTLHGSLQEKNELIQEIHHRVRNNLQVISGLLEMHSSSEKGNLQIILSDFQNRILAISEVHNYLYKSENYFEIDFAEVIEKITLNLLNKLGKESIQIENETSQVFIRIESAIPCAIIFSELLSNSLKHAFPSDKGSIGISFKKEGNAYFLEVVDNGSGIQDSQVWLKPKTAGFTLIQILTKQIRGKFRILTESGSKSILEFNS, encoded by the coding sequence ATGAAAATCTCTTCGTGGATCAGCGGAATTTACAAAGATCGAGATTATCTGACAAGAAGCCGAGCATTTCATTTTTTCGTATTTAATGTTTCCTTCATTCTTTTAAGCATATCCTCCTATTTTTTTCTATGGCTCGCAAAGGGACAGTTTTTACGTTTCGGTTTTTTACTGATGACTGTTGCCTCCGTTTTCTCCTTGATTTTTCTGTTGAGAAAAAAAATCGAAATCGCGATAAGAATCATTTTGATAGCGAGCGTTTTTTCAGTTACCTTTGGATGGTTTTTTCCGCCGCCTACGATCGGTTTAGATACGGTCGGAAAGACTCAGGTGCTGAACATATTCATTATGATTTTCTTATATTTTTCCGATATTAAGAAAACCATTTTGATTTCAATTTACTGTCTATTATTAATCGCCATCGACGAGTTCTACTTAAAAAAAGGTCAGGATGTTCTTCACGTCGCTGACAGAATCGGATTGTTTTTAATGTTCGCCGTGATATCGATCCTAACCGTAAGAACTCTTCACGGATCTTTGCAGGAAAAGAACGAACTGATCCAAGAGATTCATCATCGAGTTAGAAATAATTTACAAGTGATTTCCGGTTTGTTGGAAATGCATAGCAGTTCGGAAAAAGGGAATTTGCAAATCATACTTTCCGATTTTCAAAATAGAATATTAGCAATATCTGAAGTTCATAATTATCTTTATAAATCGGAAAATTATTTCGAGATCGATTTCGCCGAAGTGATCGAAAAGATCACCTTAAACCTATTGAATAAACTCGGTAAAGAATCGATCCAAATCGAGAACGAAACTTCGCAGGTTTTTATAAGAATCGAAAGCGCGATTCCTTGCGCGATTATTTTTAGCGAACTCCTTTCCAATTCCTTAAAACACGCGTTTCCATCCGATAAAGGTTCGATCGGAATCTCATTCAAAAAGGAAGGGAATGCTTATTTCTTAGAGGTAGTGGACAACGGCTCCGGAATTCAAGATTCTCAAGTTTGGCTAAAACCGAAGACGGCGGGATTTACACTGATCCAGATTCTTACGAAACAGATTAGAGGAAAGTTTAGAATTCTTACCGAATCCGGTTCCAAAAGTATTCTCGAGTTCAATTCTTAA
- the coxB gene encoding cytochrome c oxidase subunit II — translation MTWLNLITATSFMPVQASEVAKNVDNLYLFLLVSSLISFVILIGGMTWFIFKYRRKTDTDKTAYITHNTLAEFLWSFIPLVIMIVIFWWGWVIFADLRKVHDKGDIEIHVTARQWQWTFKYPNGVTVVSPNATEKLNTLFQPNGIYVPVGKTVRLVMTSQDVLHSFYVPAFRNKMDAIPGRYTTFTFTPTEKGDFVVYCTEFCGTSHSNMLSAIRVVDSETYDKWYAAAGNVDLSKVPPAELGKKLYAEKACAGCHSIDGSRLVGPSYKGLFGSAREFEAGPGANADENYLRKSILQPTAQVVKGYPPAMPSYQGQLSDDEINALIEYIKTLK, via the coding sequence ATGACCTGGTTGAACCTCATTACGGCAACAAGTTTCATGCCGGTTCAGGCTTCCGAAGTAGCAAAGAATGTAGATAACCTCTATCTCTTTCTACTCGTGTCCAGTCTGATCTCCTTTGTCATTCTCATCGGGGGAATGACATGGTTTATTTTTAAATACAGGAGAAAGACCGACACTGATAAGACTGCCTATATTACACATAATACATTGGCAGAATTTCTTTGGTCCTTCATCCCCTTAGTAATCATGATTGTGATTTTCTGGTGGGGTTGGGTGATTTTCGCGGACCTCAGAAAAGTGCATGATAAAGGTGATATTGAAATTCACGTTACTGCAAGACAGTGGCAGTGGACTTTCAAGTATCCGAACGGAGTAACCGTTGTTTCTCCGAATGCCACTGAAAAACTAAACACGCTCTTTCAACCGAACGGAATCTATGTTCCCGTTGGAAAAACGGTTCGTCTCGTAATGACTTCTCAGGATGTTCTTCACTCCTTTTATGTTCCAGCCTTCCGGAACAAAATGGATGCGATTCCTGGACGTTATACGACCTTTACGTTTACACCGACTGAAAAGGGAGACTTTGTAGTTTATTGTACCGAGTTCTGCGGAACTTCTCACTCGAATATGCTTTCCGCAATTCGTGTAGTAGATTCCGAAACGTATGATAAATGGTATGCCGCCGCAGGGAACGTGGATCTTTCTAAGGTTCCACCTGCCGAACTCGGTAAAAAACTCTACGCAGAAAAGGCTTGTGCGGGATGTCACTCGATCGACGGTTCTCGTCTGGTCGGACCCTCTTACAAAGGTCTTTTCGGAAGCGCGAGAGAATTCGAGGCGGGTCCTGGAGCGAACGCGGATGAGAATTACCTCCGTAAATCGATTCTACAGCCGACAGCTCAGGTCGTAAAAGGGTATCCGCCTGCGATGCCTTCTTACCAAGGACAGCTTTCCGACGACGAAATCAACGCTCTGATCGAGTATATTAAAACCCTTAAATAG
- the cyoE gene encoding heme o synthase, producing the protein MASSTFFSDWNQMIKPRVTTLVLATIIPGLYLAGNQSPSGFLLAITLLGTFLMSSASFIFNQVIEKDRDAKMKRTSNRPIPAGRIGTLQATLVGFAMMGVSFYLLTVYVNLLTALCAFAALVSYVFLYTILLKPRTPQNIVIGGVAGCVGPLIGYAAIGNSLPIQAWILFSMIFLWTPAHFWALAIFLKDDYSDADFPMLPVVKGIEQTARSIFFYTILYSASCIGFYFFEPSMGFLYLISSVFVCVWMGILSFRLMKNPERQAARKFFFFSIFHLFLINAMIVIDHSL; encoded by the coding sequence ATGGCAAGCTCTACTTTCTTTTCCGATTGGAATCAAATGATCAAACCGAGGGTGACGACTCTCGTTTTGGCAACCATCATTCCCGGCTTGTATCTTGCAGGAAACCAATCTCCGTCCGGTTTCTTACTCGCAATTACCCTATTGGGAACGTTCCTTATGTCCTCTGCTTCGTTTATTTTCAACCAAGTAATTGAAAAGGACAGAGACGCGAAGATGAAACGAACTTCCAACCGGCCGATTCCAGCGGGAAGAATCGGTACGCTCCAAGCAACGTTAGTCGGCTTTGCGATGATGGGAGTTTCCTTTTATCTGCTTACCGTTTACGTGAATCTTTTAACCGCACTTTGCGCGTTTGCGGCCTTGGTTTCCTACGTCTTCTTATACACGATTCTTTTGAAACCAAGGACGCCGCAAAACATCGTAATCGGTGGAGTTGCCGGATGTGTGGGACCTTTGATCGGTTATGCGGCGATCGGCAATTCTCTTCCCATTCAGGCATGGATTCTTTTTTCCATGATCTTTCTTTGGACACCGGCGCACTTTTGGGCTCTTGCCATTTTTCTAAAAGATGATTATTCGGACGCGGACTTTCCGATGTTACCAGTTGTAAAAGGAATCGAACAAACAGCTCGGTCCATTTTCTTTTATACGATTCTTTATTCCGCATCCTGTATCGGTTTTTACTTTTTCGAACCTTCGATGGGATTTCTCTATTTGATCTCTTCCGTTTTTGTTTGTGTTTGGATGGGAATTCTTTCCTTTCGTTTGATGAAGAATCCGGAAAGACAAGCGGCTAGAAAATTCTTTTTCTTCTCCATCTTTCATCTGTTTTTGATCAACGCTATGATCGTAATCGATCACAGCCTTTGA
- a CDS encoding helix-turn-helix transcriptional regulator, producing the protein MRLWFPQEKRFYFFSIYVFLILLWILEEILVFAFDINWIERSQAFFTTMEIAVGILSIIGVFFLFQEIRHTQSEIESAKVAIEGLKSKNQLLIHTNQSFWESLQRQLEEWDLSDKEKEIAVLLLRGMSNHQIAAIRGKSLKTIENQTFSIYQKSGTTGKLEFIAYFISPLLPEED; encoded by the coding sequence ATGAGACTCTGGTTTCCTCAAGAAAAACGGTTCTACTTTTTTTCAATTTATGTTTTTCTAATTTTACTTTGGATTCTCGAAGAAATTTTAGTTTTTGCTTTCGATATAAATTGGATCGAAAGATCCCAAGCTTTTTTTACGACGATGGAGATCGCGGTAGGTATTCTTTCCATCATCGGCGTTTTTTTTCTATTTCAAGAAATCAGACACACTCAATCGGAAATAGAATCGGCAAAAGTCGCGATCGAAGGTCTCAAAAGTAAAAACCAACTTCTGATACACACGAATCAATCCTTCTGGGAATCCTTACAAAGGCAATTGGAAGAATGGGACCTTTCCGATAAGGAAAAGGAAATCGCTGTATTGCTTCTGAGAGGAATGTCCAATCATCAGATCGCCGCTATTCGCGGAAAAAGTCTGAAAACAATCGAAAATCAAACGTTTTCCATTTATCAAAAATCCGGAACGACCGGAAAATTAGAATTCATCGCATATTTTATTTCCCCTCTTCTTCCCGAAGAAGATTGA